One Nostoc sp. UHCC 0302 DNA window includes the following coding sequences:
- a CDS encoding chemotaxis protein CheB: MNSHQSSEPLPSDSIAVEPSTQKQQDKSDELFPIVGIAASAGGLEAFTQLLNHLPIDTGMAFVLIQHLDPNQESLLSEILARETQMPVREAQNGMFVEPNQVYVIAPNTKMTLAQGVLQLKAREKIHGKYMPADAFFTSLAAERGSKAISVVLSGSDGDGAQGSEAIKAAGGITFAQCESSAQFSDMPNTAIATGDVDFILPPQKIAEELALIARHPNVTRPISSQTVEPLSKSETALPAIFAMLLTTNGVDFTHYKQTTLNRRIARRMVLYNLESLEDYVQYLQNHPDEVQALYHEVLISVTSFFRDPEAYQALKERVFPAIAKGKSVDKPIRIWVPGCATGEEAYSIAISLMEFLENVLPKRAIQIFATDINETAIEKARLGIYKPNQIVDVSPERLRRFFNQVESGYQISKPIRELCIFAKQNFISEPPFSNLDLISCRNVLIYFESVLQKQVMPIFHYSLKPTGFLMLGIAESAGEFSNLFTLADRKNNIYTKKLIPTPLNFNFASSNYPVAKIAADKSISHKIWDITDLNKQADQILLNRYAPVGVMINDNMDILQFRGETSPYLRPAPGDPSFNLFKMARKGLLEELRTAIHQAKRQNVPVRKEQLQMEGSESSRKVSIEVIPFQPDSVETHCFLVLFEDVPAPTNAQVTITPGNVEQLGSEEILRLQQELAATKQELAVTQEYLQLISQEHESTTQHLKVANEEILSSNEELQSTNEELQTAKEEVQATNEELHTTNQELQSRNLELHKVNNDLLNILSSVNIPILILSNDLRIRRFTPTAQRLLNLIPTDVGRLLSDIRSTIDVPNLESLFIEVIDTLTVKELEAQDQEGRWYNLRIRPYRTTENHIDGVVMVLMDIDALKRSKKQLQAALDYAEAVVETVPEPLVVLNADLRVIKSNRAFYQIFQVTPAQTEQQIIFELGNGQWNIPQLRSILSEILTHNTQVESFELCFNLEKIGQKTILLNGYRILQPGNQQMILLALHDITQQKLFEEERTQLLVKEQSARLEAEKSNRIKDEFLSTLSHELRNPLQSILGWSDLLQEQNFDPAQMNRAIDMIGRSAKAQIQMIEDLLDISRITTGQLRLNICPIDLGSVIEAALEIVRLSAEAKNIQIECHLQPVIGKVLGDGLRLQQVIWNLFSNAIKFTPSGGSIVVTLEQVDSQAQIRVNDTGIGITNDFLPYIFERFRQADSSKTRANQGLGIGLSLVRYLVELHGGKVKAESPGANLGTTIIVELPLNTNLERDFSACDPEVIYISGDAEIAVDNIPSLEGLHILVVDDDAAICELTKMMLQNHGAEVTAAASADEAFSILTSQPGLYDVLLSDVGMSNQDGYTLIRRVRSLSAEAGGQIPAAAMTGYISTTDIQESREAGFQMHIPKPVELTQLVFMVANLARRGTAT; the protein is encoded by the coding sequence ATGAACTCTCATCAATCTTCTGAGCCATTACCATCGGATTCTATTGCTGTTGAACCATCGACACAGAAGCAGCAAGATAAAAGTGATGAATTATTTCCTATAGTCGGAATTGCCGCATCTGCGGGAGGATTGGAAGCATTTACGCAGCTACTGAATCATTTACCCATTGACACTGGAATGGCATTTGTACTGATTCAGCACTTAGATCCAAATCAGGAGAGCCTGCTAAGTGAGATTCTGGCGAGGGAGACCCAGATGCCCGTCCGTGAAGCGCAGAATGGGATGTTTGTAGAACCGAACCAGGTATATGTTATTGCGCCGAACACGAAGATGACGCTGGCTCAAGGGGTGCTGCAACTCAAAGCCCGTGAGAAAATTCATGGGAAATATATGCCTGCTGATGCTTTTTTTACTTCGTTGGCAGCAGAAAGAGGAAGCAAAGCCATCAGTGTTGTCCTATCTGGAAGTGATGGAGACGGCGCACAAGGATCAGAAGCAATTAAGGCGGCTGGCGGCATCACCTTTGCTCAGTGTGAATCATCGGCACAATTCAGTGATATGCCGAATACTGCTATTGCTACTGGTGATGTGGACTTTATTCTCCCACCACAAAAAATTGCTGAGGAACTAGCTCTTATTGCTCGTCATCCTAACGTTACCCGTCCGATTTCTTCACAAACAGTTGAGCCACTCTCTAAAAGTGAGACTGCTTTGCCGGCAATCTTTGCAATGCTGTTAACTACCAATGGTGTTGACTTTACGCATTATAAGCAAACGACTTTAAACCGACGAATTGCGCGGCGGATGGTGCTGTATAACTTGGAAAGTCTAGAAGATTACGTGCAATATCTGCAAAATCATCCAGATGAAGTGCAAGCACTTTACCACGAAGTCTTAATCAGTGTCACCAGTTTTTTCCGTGACCCGGAAGCTTATCAAGCTTTGAAAGAGCGAGTATTTCCGGCGATCGCTAAGGGGAAATCAGTTGATAAGCCAATTCGGATCTGGGTACCAGGCTGTGCAACGGGGGAGGAGGCTTATTCAATTGCTATTTCTTTAATGGAATTTTTGGAGAATGTGCTTCCCAAACGGGCTATTCAAATTTTTGCGACAGACATTAATGAGACAGCAATTGAAAAAGCCCGCTTAGGTATCTACAAACCAAACCAAATAGTAGATGTCTCACCAGAACGGCTAAGACGCTTCTTTAATCAAGTAGAGAGCGGCTATCAAATCAGCAAGCCGATTCGGGAACTTTGTATTTTTGCTAAACAAAACTTCATCAGTGAACCGCCATTTTCCAATCTGGATCTCATTAGTTGTCGTAATGTCCTGATTTACTTTGAATCTGTTTTGCAAAAGCAGGTAATGCCCATTTTTCATTACAGTCTCAAGCCCACTGGGTTTTTGATGTTAGGTATCGCCGAAAGTGCAGGAGAATTTTCCAACTTATTTACTTTAGCAGACAGAAAAAACAATATTTATACCAAAAAATTAATACCCACTCCACTTAACTTTAACTTTGCCAGCAGCAACTACCCTGTAGCGAAAATAGCTGCTGATAAGTCTATAAGTCATAAAATTTGGGATATTACTGACTTAAATAAACAGGCTGACCAGATTCTTTTGAATCGTTATGCCCCAGTTGGCGTGATGATTAACGACAATATGGACATTCTGCAATTTCGAGGGGAAACCAGTCCCTATCTGAGACCCGCCCCTGGAGATCCCAGTTTTAATTTGTTCAAAATGGCACGAAAAGGACTGCTGGAAGAGTTGCGTACTGCGATTCATCAGGCAAAAAGGCAGAATGTTCCTGTGAGAAAGGAACAGCTACAGATGGAAGGGAGCGAGTCGTCTAGGAAAGTCAGCATTGAGGTGATTCCGTTTCAACCTGATTCCGTGGAAACTCACTGCTTTCTTGTTTTATTTGAAGATGTACCTGCTCCAACAAATGCACAAGTGACCATCACACCTGGAAATGTAGAACAACTAGGTAGCGAGGAAATACTCCGACTCCAACAAGAACTAGCAGCCACCAAGCAAGAACTTGCTGTAACTCAAGAATATTTGCAATTGATTAGTCAGGAGCATGAGTCCACCACTCAACACCTGAAGGTGGCGAATGAAGAAATCCTCTCCAGCAATGAGGAATTACAAAGCACTAATGAAGAGTTGCAAACAGCCAAAGAAGAGGTACAAGCAACCAACGAAGAATTACATACAACTAATCAAGAATTGCAAAGTCGCAATCTCGAATTACACAAGGTCAATAATGACCTGTTGAATATACTCAGTAGTGTGAATATTCCTATTCTCATACTGAGCAACGATTTACGGATTCGGCGTTTCACGCCAACAGCACAGCGTTTACTAAATCTGATTCCTACAGATGTGGGACGACTACTGAGTGATATCCGCTCCACTATTGACGTTCCTAATTTAGAGTCATTGTTCATTGAGGTGATTGACACTTTAACTGTTAAAGAACTGGAGGCGCAAGACCAAGAAGGACGTTGGTATAATCTGCGAATTCGACCTTACAGAACTACAGAAAATCATATTGATGGCGTGGTGATGGTGTTGATGGACATAGATGCCCTCAAACGCAGTAAAAAGCAGTTGCAAGCTGCTCTTGATTATGCCGAAGCTGTTGTGGAAACTGTGCCAGAGCCTTTAGTCGTTCTCAATGCTGACTTACGAGTTATCAAAAGCAATCGGGCTTTTTATCAAATTTTTCAGGTAACACCCGCCCAAACAGAACAGCAAATAATTTTTGAGCTAGGAAACGGTCAGTGGAATATTCCCCAACTACGATCTATTCTGTCAGAAATCCTCACTCATAACACTCAGGTTGAAAGTTTTGAGCTTTGCTTTAACTTGGAAAAAATTGGGCAAAAGACTATATTGCTCAATGGTTATAGAATTTTACAACCAGGAAATCAGCAAATGATTCTGCTGGCACTTCATGACATTACACAGCAGAAGTTGTTTGAGGAAGAACGCACCCAGCTATTGGTTAAAGAGCAGTCAGCCCGCTTGGAAGCGGAGAAATCTAACCGAATTAAGGATGAGTTTTTATCTACTTTATCCCACGAACTCCGCAACCCCCTCCAAAGTATTTTGGGATGGTCTGATTTACTCCAGGAACAAAACTTTGATCCCGCTCAAATGAATCGTGCAATTGACATGATTGGGCGTAGTGCTAAAGCGCAAATCCAAATGATTGAGGATCTTCTAGATATCTCGCGCATTACTACTGGTCAACTCCGTCTGAATATTTGTCCAATTGATCTAGGCTCTGTGATTGAGGCAGCCCTTGAGATAGTCAGATTATCGGCAGAAGCGAAAAATATTCAAATTGAATGCCACCTGCAACCCGTGATTGGAAAGGTACTTGGAGATGGGTTGCGCTTGCAGCAGGTAATCTGGAATTTGTTTTCTAATGCCATCAAATTTACTCCTTCTGGGGGAAGTATAGTTGTCACACTGGAGCAAGTTGATTCCCAAGCCCAGATTCGAGTTAATGACACAGGTATTGGTATAACTAATGACTTTCTCCCTTATATCTTTGAGCGGTTTCGTCAGGCTGACAGTAGCAAAACTCGTGCTAATCAAGGACTGGGCATAGGGCTGTCCCTTGTGCGTTATCTAGTCGAACTTCATGGCGGCAAGGTTAAGGCAGAAAGTCCAGGTGCAAACTTAGGGACAACTATCATCGTTGAGCTACCACTGAACACCAATCTTGAGAGGGATTTTAGCGCTTGTGATCCAGAGGTGATATATATTTCTGGCGACGCGGAAATAGCCGTTGATAACATTCCTTCCCTGGAAGGTTTGCACATACTTGTTGTAGATGATGATGCCGCTATATGTGAGTTAACGAAGATGATGCTACAAAATCATGGGGCTGAAGTAACTGCTGCCGCATCCGCTGATGAAGCATTCTCAATACTTACAAGCCAACCAGGGTTGTATGATGTGCTATTGTCTGACGTTGGGATGTCGAACCAAGATGGCTATACCTTGATCCGGCGAGTGCGCTCTCTGAGTGCTGAGGCTGGGGGACAAATTCCCGCAGCAGCAATGACAGGATATATCAGTACTACTGATATTCAAGAATCTAGGGAAGCAGGTTTTCAAATGCACATTCCTAAACCCGTCGAGCTAACCCAATTGGTATTTATGGTTGCCAACTTAGCTAGACGAGGGACAGCTACCTGA